In Setaria viridis chromosome 5, Setaria_viridis_v4.0, whole genome shotgun sequence, the genomic stretch GTCAATAGTATCATGTATTTAAGatgaaggaagcatcaccagcGTCTGATAGAATTGTCATGACAAACTAAACAGTTTATAGGAAATAAAAGTTGTTTCACTTGTGGCCAAGTTTATTGCAGCGAGAGCAACACATGACTTTGAGATTTCAAATGGTAATTGGTCGATGGAATCAAATTGGACCACATGTATTTCACTTTCCAAGGCGTATTCTGAGTGAACTTAAAGAGACTACAAGTCTTTTTGCCAGTGTTATTAAAAAATGGGATAACAGCAAATTTGTCATAATTTTGAACCATTATTGCAAAGCTACTACTAGAAATTTGCAAATACTGTCACTAAAGTGGAAatcttgaaaaaagaaagaaaaacagtaGCAATTTTGCAGATGCCATaaaaactactccctctgtttcccACTGTATGCCTACCGGGACATATGGGTTTTTAATATTACACTTTGAtcaataatatttataaaagtaTATTATTATAAAAAAGGCTACATATGGTGAAAATATGTATCATACACACACACGAGTCATGCCGTAAGGCAACAATACGATAATTTATATAACTTTTTTTAATTATCGATGGTCAGAGCTAAAATTGGTTAACTTATTTAGAACAAAGTTAAATAAGACTTATATTCATGGATGTTAGGTTGGAATGAGTCTAATTTAACTCactgctccctccatcccaaaatgtAAATCTATgtatagaaaagctaaaatagcTAAAACAACCTGcgtagcaaaatctatatattaGAAAATTAAAACAACCAGCAGGTACTTAACCCTGAATTATTCAATACCATCTGGATTATCCCCAGGCTCCAAAGGTGGTTTTTAGATCCAGTTATTGTTGTACTCCGTcggtagggggtgtttgggagacatgtgctaaattttagcacctgtcacatcggatgtttggacactaattaggagtattaaatataggctaattacaaaactaattgcacaacccctaggctaaatcgcgagacgaatctattaagcctaattagtccatgatttgacaatgtggtgctacagtaaagattcgctaatgatggattaattaggcttaatagattcgtctcgcgatttagcctaggggttgtgcaattagttttgtaattagactatgtttaatactcctaacttgtccaaacatccgatctatccaaacaccccctcagtctAGAATGGTGCAGAGATGACCAGCGAGACATGCTTGTGTGTGCGTCGGAGAGGGACGGAGTGAATGCCACAATCCACATCATGTTTCATATAGGGTGGTGGTGCATCGTGGAGCGTCGTGCACAGCACACGATGATCACCAGCTTCAAGAAACTCTCAGACCACCGTCTGTTCAGCACACGCATCATTTGCTTGCTCAGTTGCTCTTGCTCTGATCGAGTACACGGTACACGTCCTCTCCCATCCACGGTCAAGTCGGTTCCAGCTCTCGCCGCTCGCTGCAGTTGCCTCGCTGGGCGTGGACGCGTGGAGTCGCGCGAGCGCCCACACGAGTGCGCGGTGCATGCGGTCGTGTCGCCATCCATGCTTCTTTATATACCCTCCGAGATGGCACGCTTTGCCATCGTCCCGTTGCCGAGTTCCTAGTGTGCTACTACTACCAGTCCTACCACACCAAGAACGCTACCAGCAGCGGTCTGTCAGTCTGTGAGCTCTCCGAGATGGCAACCGCCGCTGCGCTGCGCATGAAGCTCCTCATCGACAAGAAGGCGCAGCGGGTGCTGTTCGCGGAGGCGAGCAAGGACGTCGTCGacttcctcttctccctcctcgccaTGCCCATCGCCACGGCCGTCAAGCTTCTTGGGAAGGAATCCATGGTCGGCTGCGTCGGCAACCTCTACGCCAGCGTCGACAAGCTCGAATCCATCTACGTCCAGAACGGCGCCTCCAAGGACGCGCTGCTCTGCCCCACCGTGCTCTCGTCCAGCAACTCGCTTCTCCGCCTGCCGGAGAAGTCCCTGTACAGGTGCACCAACACTGGCCACGCCAACTGCGGCTTGTACATCACGGCACGGCGCGGCAGCGCGTGCCCGACCTGTTACTCcgggatgacggcggcggctcagcttctcccggcggcggcgcatgggTTCGTGCTGGTGACGTACATGGTGAAGGACGACCTCTCCGTCACCTCCATGTCCGCCGTCTCCACCCTGCTCAACACCTTCGCCGTGAGGGACGTCGGCGATCTCCAGGAGAAGACGGTGCAGCTCGGCTACAACGAGGTCGGTCACTCGGTCTACAGTACTGGATCATTAGTAATCCGTTCTCGGTTATGCCTCGTTTTCTTGTTTGTGCTTAAAAACTAAACCGTGTAAAGTTCGATGGTTTTGCAACAGGGTTTGGCGATTCTGAAGGCCTCGCTGCAGTCCAAGACCGTCCTGACCGATGTCTTCCTCGGCGACAAGAAGGCTCCCGTTCTTGCTGCTTGAAGGGCGGGCAAGTGTGTCTGACTACACCAGCAGCATGGGTTAAGTAGTGTTCTAATTAGGTTCGTCTTCTCTGATGCTTCAACTGGCTGAAATCATCTCTGGTGCCTGGCGGCACTCCTTGCCTTAGAACTAGTACAGATGATGCTTCGCCATGGTTCTTTTGCTGCAATATGTTGCAGTAAAAGTTTGGTGGGTGGGAAGGCGGGTAGAAGTAGAATGGAACCGTGTCTGTGGCCCGTGGGCAGCTAGCCTAGGAAT encodes the following:
- the LOC117859258 gene encoding uncharacterized protein translates to MATAAALRMKLLIDKKAQRVLFAEASKDVVDFLFSLLAMPIATAVKLLGKESMVGCVGNLYASVDKLESIYVQNGASKDALLCPTVLSSSNSLLRLPEKSLYRCTNTGHANCGLYITARRGSACPTCYSGMTAAAQLLPAAAHGFVLVTYMVKDDLSVTSMSAVSTLLNTFAVRDVGDLQEKTVQLGYNEGLAILKASLQSKTVLTDVFLGDKKAPVLAA